DNA sequence from the Oceanithermus desulfurans genome:
CACCAGCCGGATGCGCGGCAGCGGGAAGCGCGGCGGGCCGAAGACGGCCTTGCCCGCCTGCACCGGGTCGAAGGCCCCGAAATGGCACTTGCAGCCGAAGAAGGGGTGGTCGGATCGGTAGTTGTAGAGGATGGCCCCGGCCTCGGTGTTGCGCACGTAGTCCACGGTGCAGCCCTGATGGGTGCAGATCCGCGACCAGGCGGCGTAGTGGCGGCCCTCGACGGTGAGCCCGCCGGGAACCGGGCCGGGCAGACGCAGCACGGTGCAGGGCAGCTTGCCCGCGGCCAGCGGGTACTCGAAGTACTTGAACGACCAGACCTCGTCGAGCTCGGCCAGCTCCGCGATGCGGACGCGTTCGCCCTGCTTCCACTGGGGCTGGGCGTTGGGGCCCGACTTGAGGAACTGAATCTTCACGGTGCGCCAGCCGAACCAGCCGAAGAAGGTGGCGGCGATCCCCGAGGGCACGATCCACACCAGGTCGCGGCGGCTCAGCTTCACGGCTACAACCCCTTGAGGTAGTCCAGCAGCGCCTGCAGCTCGGCCTCGCTCATGGGGATGGCCGGCATGCTGCCGGTGCCCTTCTTCACGATCTCGGCCACCGCGCCGTCGACCCGCAGCACCGGGTTGCCCACCAGGCGGGGGCCGATGCCGCCCTCGGCGTTCTGTCCGTGGCAGGCCGCGCACTTGGCCTCGTAGACGACGTTTCCGTCAGGAGCCTGGCCGCGGTCGACCGCGGCCTTGGCCTCCTGCTGGGCGCGCGCCTGGGCGATGAGGGCCTTCACCCGCTCGGCGTCCGGGCCGCCGACGGCGAGGTAACGCTCCCAGACGCCGACGGCCTCGTCGAAGCGGCCCAGCATCGAGTAGGCGTTGCCCAGGAAGAGCAGCGCCTCGGGGTCGTTGGGGTCCACCCCGACGACGACCTGGAGGACCTGGGCGGCGTCCTCCGGGAACCCGGACATGAAGAAGAGGATCCCCATCCGCTTCCAGGCGGTCAGGTTCTTGCTGTCTAGGTCGAGGACCCGCTTGTAGGCTTCGGCGGCGGCGTTGTAGTCGGCCACCTCCCAGGCCGCGTTGCCGTAGGCGAGCCAGCTTTCCGCGTCGTCGTTGCGCTCGGCCTGCGCCTTGAGGCGGTTGAGCTCGGCCAGCTTGGCGCGGTCGACGGCGCGCTCGCCGCTGATCAGGTTCGAGGTGGTGATCGTCTCGCCCGGCGCCCGCGGCAGGGTGTAGCGCAGCAGCACCCCGCCCACGAAGACCAGGAAGGCGGTCGTCGCCATGAGGGCCACCCAGGAAACGCGGCGCGTTCGGGGGGCGGCCGGGCGCCCCTCGAGCTCGGCCAGGCGGCGTTCGAGCTGCACGATGCGCCCCAGGGTGCGCTTGCGTTCGCTGCCCTCGAGCTCACGCGCCTCCTGCTTCAGCGCCTCGATCTCGGCCCGCAGCTCTTCGGGAAGGGGGTCGGCGGGAAAGGGTTCGGGCTCGCGCGCCAGCGGCAGGGTGGCGTAAACGGCGGCCAGGAGCACCAGCAACGCAACCACGGTCCAAAACAGGATCATGACGGAGGACCTCCTTCGTCGTCGCGCCCGAGCTCGGCTTCGGCCCGGGCCAGCTCCTCATCGCTGACGCCTTCGAGCTCCGCCGCCCGCCGCGAGGTGGCGCGCAGGTAGCTGTAGAGGCCGAAACCGAAGAGGCCCAGCCCGATCACCGGCGCCAGCCACACCACCAGCCCCAGGCCGCGCTTGGGGGGTTCGTAGAGGATCCACTCGGTGTAGCGGTCCACGAAGTACTGAATGATCTCGTCCTCGGTCTTGCCCTCGGCCAGCATCTCGGCGATCTGCCGCCGCATCTCCTCGGTGACCCCGGCGTTCGACTCGGCCGCGCTCTCGCCGCGGCACACCGGGCAGCGCAGCTTCTTGGCGATCTCGAAGACCTTGGGTGGCAGGTCGGGGGGCGGCTCGTTGCCCACCGTCTGCGCGCCCGCCAGCCCCAGCGCGAAGACCAGGATCCAAAGCCAGCGTCTCACGGCAGCACCTCACGAATCATGGACTCGAGCTTCTCGGCGCTGATCGTACCGGCGAAGCGCTCGAGCACCCGCCCCTCGACCGAGATGGCGAAGGTCTCGGGCACGCCGTACATGCCGTAGTCGATGCCCACCTTCCCCCGGGGATCGTAGACGTTGGGGAAGCTGATGCCGAACTGTTCGATGAACTTCTCGGCCGCGTCCAGCTCGTCCTGGGTGTTGACCCCGACGAAGAGCACCCGGTCCTTCCAGCGGCGCCAGGTGGCCTCGAGGATCGGCGCCTCTTCGTAGCAGGCGGGGTAGCACCAGCTGGCCCAGAAGTTGAGGATGATCGGCTTCTTGCCCAGGTAGTCGCTCAGGTTGAGCCGTTCGCCCCAGACCTCGCGCGAGCTGGGCAGCAGCTCCAGGTCGAACGTCGGCGCCGGCCGGCCCGCCAGCGCCGACGGCAGCTCGCTGCGTTCGTCCTTCGTCTGCATGCCCCACCAGAACAACGCCCCGATGGCCAGGGCGAGCAGCACTCCGAAAAAGGCTCTCACGCGCCCACCTCCCCGGCGGCGGCGCCCGCCCGCGCCGTGCGGCGGGCGGGCCAGAGGATCATTGCGGTACCGAGCGCCATGAGGACCGCCGCGACCCAAAGCCACAGCACCAGCGGCGTCACGACCAGCCGCAGCGTCACCCACTGCGCGTTCTCCTGGTCGAAGGCCTGCAGCACCAGGTAGTAGTCCTTGCCCAGGGTGTAGGCCACCGAGGGCGAGGCGAAGGGGGTGCGCGACGTGGGGTAGTAGTTCAGCCGCGGCTGGCGGAGACCCATGCCGCTGATCTCCACGTCGGCGATCACCGAGTAGCGGTGCGGGTCCTCGACGGCGCGCAGGGCGTGCACCGTGATGGTGCGGCCGGCCACCTGCCAGGCCTCACCGATCTGCAGCGTTTTCTGGACGTCCAGCCGGTAGCTCTGGCTGAACGCGATGGCCAGGGCCGTGAGCGCCACCGCGAAGTGCACGAGGTAGCCCCCGTACCGCCTGCGGGTCCAGGCCAGCGACCCCATGCCGGCGCGCACGCCCCCAAGGGCGCGCGACTTGCGCGCGAGCGGGCTGGCGACCAGCCACCCCAGGGCGACGAGGTTGAAGAGGAAGAGCCCGACGGTCAGGCTCACCCACAGGGTCCAGCCCACGGCGAGCCCCACGGCGGTGCCCAGCACCAGCGAAACCGCCATCCAGGCGATGACGCGCAGCGTCTCGGGGTCGGCCCTGCGCCAGGGCAGCAGCGGCCCGAGGGCCATGAGCACCAGCATGGCGTAGCCCAGGGGTACGAAGAGCTGGTTGAAGAACGGCGCCCCCACCGAGACCTTGGCCCCGCTCGTGGCTTCCACCAGCAGCGGGAAGAGGGTGCCGAGGATCACCACGAAGGCCATGACCACGAAGACGAGGGCGCCGAAGAGCAGCAGCCCCTCGCGGCTCCAGACGTTCACGCTGCCGACGTCGCGCACCTCGGAGGAAACGCGCCCCAGCAGGGAGAAGCCCACGGCGAGGATGACGAGCAGGAAGCCCAGGAAGATCGGGCCCACCGGGCCGCCGGCGAAGGCGTGCACCGACTCGATGACGCCGGAGCGGGTGAGGAAGGTGCCGAAGACGGTGCCGGCGAAGGCCAGGGTCACGAGCGCGAAGTTCCAGCTGCGAAACAGCCCCCGGCGCTCCTGCACCATCGCGGTGTGCACGAAGGCGGTGGCCAGCAGCCAGGGAATGAAGGAGGCGTTCTCCACCGGGTCCCACGCCCAGTAGCCGCCCCAGCCCAGCACCTCGTAGCTCCACCAGCCGCCGGCGAAGATGGCGGCGGTGAGGAAGCCCCAGGCGAAGATCAGCCACCACTTGGTTTCGCCGACCCAGGTCTGGTAGCGGCGGGTCACCATCGCGGCAATCGCGTAGGCGAAGGGCACCGAGAGGCCCACGAAGCCCAGGTACATCAGGATGGGGTGGACGGCCATCATCCAGTGGTTCTGCAGCAGCGGGTTGGGGCCGGGGCCGTCGGCGGGTGGGTTGGGTACCGGGGTGAAGGGGTTGATGACGAAGAGGACGTTGACGAGGAAGAAGAGCTGGATGACGAAGAGCGTGCCCAGAGCGACGGGGCTCGTCCAGTAGTCGCGCATTCTGCGCCCCGCAAGCCAGGTGTAGAGGGTCTGCAAGAGCGCCCAGAGCAGGATCGAACCCTCGAGCGCCGCCCAGAGGGTGGCGAACTTCACCCAGGTGGGGCTCGCGGAGGTGTGGTTGCGCGCGGTGTAGGCGATGGAGAAGTCGTCGCTGAGAAGCGCCCACTCGAGCGCGCCGAAGGCCACGAAGGTTCCCAGGAAGGCCAGCAGCGCGCTGCGGCGCGCCACCCGCACGTAGCGGGCGTCGCGCAGGAACCAGGAAAAGACGACGGCCACCAGGCCCGCGACGCTGAAGAAGACCGCCAGGACGAGCCCGATGTTGCCCAGAATGCTGGGGTTCACTTGGCCTCCTCGATCAGCTTGCGCACCTCTTCGGGGGTGTAGCCCCCCTCCGGCGGCGCCTGGTAGGTTTCGGAGTGCTTGATGAGCAGGTTATCGCCCTTGAACACCCTGCCGTCGAAGCGCCCCTCGACGACGACGCCCTGGTTGTCCTTGAAGAGCTCCGGCGGGGTACCCTCGTGCTGCACGGGGATGTCCACCACGCCGTCGGTGACGACGAAGTCGAGCTCGAGCGTCTGGGGATCGTAGCGGATCGTGCCCTCCTTGACCAGGCCGCCCAGGCGGATGCGCTTGCCCTCGTAGCGCGCCGGGTTCTCGGCGTACTCGCTGGGCAGCACGTAGTAGACCAGGCTGTTGCCCAGCCCTCCGAAGGCCAGGTAGGCGATCGCAGCCACGACGATCAGGAAGCCGATCAGGTACTTAGTCTTCACCGCCCACCTCCGAGTTCCGCCACAGCAGGTAGGCGGCGTAGCCGAAGAGCACCGCGTAGGTCGCGACGTAGACCGCGGTAACGTAGATGCCGAGGCTCGAGCTATTCATCCCACTCCTCCCGGGCCGCCGCGCGCGCGGCGATCTGACCCTTGATGCGCAGGAAGGCCAGGTAGAACAGGGTGATGGCCAGGAGGTTCACCAGCATGGCCACCACCATGGACCCGTCCATGTGGGTCTTGCGGTTGATGACGTCGAAGGTGGCCGTCTGGTGGATGCTGCGCCACCAGTAGACCGACATGTAGTTGATGGGAATGTTGACCACGCCCAGGATCGCCGCGGCAGCGGCCGCCTTGGCGCGGAACTCGGGGTCTTCGATCGCGTGCCGCAGCAGGAAGTACCCCACGTAGAACGCGGTCAGAATGGCGCTCGTCGTCAGCCGCGGCTCCCAGGTCCAGAACACCCCCCAGGTGGGCCGGGCCCACATCATGCCCCCGAACAGCGTCAGCAGCATGAAGAGCAGGCCGATCTCGGCGCTGGCGGCTGAGAGCCGGTCGTAGGCGGCGTCCTGCTTCCACAGGTAGAGGACGGCGTAGAGCATGGCCACGAAGAAGGCCAGGTAGGCCACCCAGGCCGCGCCGACGTGCACGTAGAGGATGCGGATGAGGTACCCCTGCTGCACGTCCGGGGGGGCTTTGAACGCCAGGTACTGCCCCACTGCGAAGACGACCAGCGCCAGGGCCAGCAACCCGCGCGAAGCAGAATCGAGGCTGGAAGTGTTCTCGGCGTGGTTCACGCGTACATTCTCCTTCCCCTTCAGGTGAAAACGGTGACGGCGCCCGACCTTTCTCGCGCCCCAACCTATCACACCGAGGATGAAGGGGTTTGCAGCAAAGGATGAGAACGCGACGGCACCAACCTGGATTGGGTATTTAGTAAATGAATATTTGTACTTAGTATATGCATTTACACCTTTCGTTCAGCACGGGCTTTTCCGCCGATTTTGCCCAGTACTTTTCGGGACAAATGACCTGCTCCAACTTTTATGATGTGGATTAGAAACCACAGCATGTCCGGACGAGGCCGGACGTGGAAAGGCAGGTGGAGGCATGAATCGACTGGTATGGACGGCCCTGGTGGCGCTCGCGGCGCTGGCCTGGGCGCAGGCACCCGAGAAGGTCAGCCCCGAGGTGGCGGCCCAGAAAGGGTGCCTCAGCTGCCACGAGGGGATCGAGGACATCGTGCCCGCAAAAAGCGGCATGATGGCCCAGATCAAGGCCTTCGGGGCGATGGCCGGGGATCCGGCGGGCTGCGTGGTCTGCCACGGCGGCAACCCCCAGGGGCTGACGGCCGAGGAGGCCCACGCCGGCGCCCCCGAGGCGCTCGCAGCGCGCGGGCCCAAGACCTTCTACCCCGACCCGGGCTCCATCTGGATCGCCGACCGCACCTGCGGGCAGTGCCACCCGGGCTACGACTACCGCCTCAACCTGGCGCTGATGCAGACCGAGGCCGGCAAGATCCAGGGCAACCTGCACACCTGGGGCTTCCCCGAGACCTGGGACGGCAAGACGCCCTACGGCAACTACGACGTCAAGGACACCGACGGGCCGGTGCCGCAGGTGGGGACCGAGGCCTACAAGAAGTACATGACCCAGCTGATCGAGATGTACCCCCAGGCCTTCCCCCGCGAGTTGAAGCAGCTCCCCGAGGCCAGCCCCGAAGAGGTGCAGGCCGACCCCAAGCTGGCGGCGCTCACCTACCAGCGCCACGACTGCCAGCGCTGCCACGTGGGCGTCAACGGCCGTGAGAAGCGGGGCGACTACCGCGGCATGGGCTGCTCGTCGTGCCACATCCTCTACGGCGACGAGGGCTTCTACGAAGGGAACGACCCCGCGATCAAGAAGGACGAGCGGGGCCACCCGCTCAAGCACCGCATCGTGGCCACCCGCGAGATCGGCGGGATCCACGAGGGCGCGAGCGGCGGCATCCCCACCGCGACCTGCAACTCCTGCCACAACCGCGGCAAGCGCATCGGGGTAACCTTCCAGGGGCTGATGGAGTTCCCCTACGGCACGCCCTTCAACGCCAAGGGCGGCAAACAGCCCAAGCTGCACACCAAGAAGTACCTCTTCATCGCCGACGACGTGCACCACCGCGGCCAGCCCGGCAAGGGCGGCATGCTCTGCCAGGACTGCCACACCACGATCGACATGCACGGCGACGGTAACATCTTCGCCACCACGCTGGCCCAGGTGGAGATCGAGTGCGAGGACTGCCACGGCACCCCCGAGAAGTTCCCCTGGGAGCTGCCGCTGGGCCAGGGCGAGGAGTTCGGACGCGACATCGGCAACGCCCCGCGCGGCCTCGCCGACGCGCCGCTCCCCGAGACCGCGGCCTTCGCCACCCTCTACCCCAAAGAGGACGGCTACCTGCTCACCGCCCGCGGCAACCCCTTCGGTAACGTCGTCAAGAAGGGCGACAAGGTGATCGTGCACTCGGCCTCGGGCTCCGACTTCGAGGTGCCGGTGCTCAAGGCCATCAACCAGGCCGACGCCTGGGTCTCCCAGGACGCCAAGGTGGCCATGGTCTCGGTGGCCAAGCACGCCGAGAACCTGGAGTGCTACGCCTGCCACGCCTCCTGGGTGCCCCAATGCTACGGCTGCCACGTCAAGGTGGACTACTCCGGCGGCGCCAGCGGCACCGACTGGATCAAGTCGGGCAGCGTCGTGGACGAGCACGGCATGACCGCCGAGTCGGCGATCGGCTCGAGCGGCATCAAGTCGCCGGGTAAGATCTCCGAGTCGCGCTCCTACCTGCGCTGGGAAGACCCGGTCCTGGGCATCAACGGCGAGGGCCGCGTAACCCCGCTCATGCCCGGCTGCCAGGTGGTCTACACCGTCATCGACACCGAGGGCAAGACGATCGCCCACAACGTGATCGCCCGCTCGCCCGACGAGGCGGCCCAGCTGGGTCAGGATCTGGTTCCCCTCGCCATCGACATGGCGCCGGCGCAGCCGCACTCGGCCCTGCCCGAAGCCCGTCGCTGCGAAAGCTGCCACGACAACCCCAAGGCGCTCGGGTACGGCATCGACGGCGGCATCTACCAGAACCGCTACGCCGAGGACATCATCACCGACCTGACCGACCCGCGCACCGGCGAACCGCTGGCCAGCAACTACCAGGTGCAGATCCCGGCCATCCCCGACCTGACCTTCGACTGGTCGCGGATCGTCGACCCCAAGACCGGCGAGCAGGTCGCCACCGTGGGCACCCACTGGCCGCTCTCGCGCTCGCTCCCCGCGGAGATGCGCGAGAACATGAACCGCAGCGGCCTCTGCATGGGCTGCCACAAGGAGATGACCAACGAGAAGGTCTGGAACGTGGTCAGCACGCCCGGAACCCTCAGCAACGCCGAGCACCTCGACCTGATGCACAAGATGCTGCTCAAGTACTACGAGGATGCCAAGAAGGGTCAGTAATCCCGTGGCTTTGCCGCGCGTGGGCTGGAGATCGACTCCAGCCCACGCCTCATCTTCACGCGTTAAATTGTGCACCAGGAGACGAATCATGCCCAGGCACCTTTCCGCGCTCCTCTTTATGCTCGCCCTCGCGCCGCTGGTCGGCGGCTGCAAGCCGACGAAGGCCGAGCAGGCGGCCGCGCCTCCGCCCACCGCAGCCGCGCCGGCCGCCGCCCCGACGGCCCCGCCGACGCTGCCGCCCGGCGCCAAGGCCGGACCCCTCGACCTCTCGAAGATCGGGCCCCACGACGAGGCCTACGCCCACGAAAGCCTGGACCCCGACGCCTGGGCGGGCGTGGCGCTGATGTACCAGTCCAAGGGTCAGTTCGGCGAGGCGCTGAGCACGCTCGACCAGGCGATCGCCCGCTACCCTGAAAACGCCCACCTCTACGCGGTCCGGGGGGCGCTGTGGCTGCAGCTCGAGGAGTACGCCAAGGCGCTGGCCGACCTGGAGCGCTCCCTCGACCTCGCCGAAGACCCCGGGGTCCGGGTGAACTACGCCGAGGCGCTGCGCCGCTTCGACCGCAAGTCCGACGCGCTGGCCAGCCTGGACCGGGCGCTCGAGACGAACCCCGACTACCTGCCGGCGCTCTTCAACCGTGGGGTGCTGCGCTTCGAGCTGGGCGACGAGGAAGGGGCCCTGGCCGACTTCGACCGCGCCATCGCCATCGACCCCACCGCCGCCGCCCCTTACTTCAACCGCGCCGCGGTGCGCTGGGCGCTGGGCGAGAAGGAAGCGGCCATCGCCGACCTGGACGCCTTCATCGAGCGTGCCCCGGTGGGCGCGTGGAAGGATACCGCGCGCGACCTGCGCGCCTCGTGGCAGGCGCAACGGGAGGCGGGGCCGTGAGACGGCCCCTCGCCCTCGCCCTCCTCGCCCTCGCCTGGCTGGGCGGGGCGCTGGCCGCTGCTCCCGCAGCCCAGGATTTCGCCGAGCTGCTCGACGAGGCCGGCATGGTCTACCAGCTGCCCCCGGGCTACGCCCCCGCCCCCGTCGAGTTCAACCCGGTCCTCCCCTACCAGCACCGGGTCGTCTCGGACGACGGCCAGGTGGAGATCCGCTACGTCGTTCTCCCGCTCGACCGCGTCGAGATCGACTACGACGACCCGCACGCGTCCGCACCCGAACCGGACCACCTCTTCACCCTGCTCTTCCCCGGCATCCTCACCGAGATCTCCGGCTGGGGGCGCTACAAGTCCCGGGAATACCCCGAGGACGAGGCGCTGCGGCTCTTCCGGGCCGACTGGGCGGCGGTGGCGGTGCTCGAGGTAACCCCCGAGTACAGCCCTGAACGCCGCCAGGCGCTGGTGGTGGCGCTGCACCGCAACGGCCACGCCGACGCCTACCAGATCTTCCTGGGCAACGACGTCAAGCGGCTCGGCGAGGAGGCCAAGCGGGTGCAGGCGGCGCTGCGTTTCCGGGAATGACGCGCCGGCGCACGCCCGGGCGCCGCCTCCCGGCGGCGCCTTTCGTGTTCAGCCCTCGATGACCCCGGGGAAGAGCAGCACGCAGAGCGTCAGGTAGACGACGTCGAAGACGCCGAGGAGCTTCCACCAGCTCACGATCTCGGCGAACTCGGCCCCGAAGGCGATCCCCAGCGTGGCCTTGACCGCCGCAAGCACCACCGGCAGGATCATGGGAAAAACGAGCAGGTAGAGCAGCACGTCGCGGGCCCGCAGGCGCACGGTCAGACCGGCGTAGAAGGCGGCGATGACGGTGTAGCCGGTGCCGCCGAGGACCAAGGTGACGAAGAGCTGGGGCCAGGCCGCGAGCGGCAGGTAGAACCAGGCGGCGACGAGCACCAGCAGGAACGCCCCCATCACGATCATCAGGAGCCAGAGGAAGAGCAGCTTGCCCACGTAGATCCACTCGCGGCTGCCGGGGGTGAGCAGCAGGTCGTCGAGGGTTTCGTTCTCCACCTCCAGCGCCCAGGCGCGGCTCGCCAGCATGCTGCCGGCGAAGGCCAGGGCGACCCAGAGCACCCCCGGGCCCGCCCGGCGCAGGTTAGCCTCGTCGGGGCCGAAGGCGATGCCCATGATGAAGAGCACGACGGCGATGAACGAAAAGGCCGAGAGCAACCCCGCCCGCCCGCGCCACTCCAGGCGCAGGTCGCGCAGCGCCAGCACCAGCGCCCTCACGCCTGCGCCCCCATCGCGAAGCTGCGGGTCGCCACCTCGGCGGCGAAGCCGTGGTCGTGGGTCGCCAGCACCACCGCGCCCTCGCGGGCGACCTCGCCGATGACGCGCACCAGCTCCTCGCGCCCCCCGGCGTCGAGCGCCGTTTCCGGCTCGTCCAGCAGCAGCAGCTGCGGCCGCGCCAGCAGGGTGCGCGCCAGCGCCAAGCGCTTGCGCATCCCGCTCGAGTACGCCGCCACCGCGCGGCCCTCCGGCAGCCCCACCCGCGCCATCGCCTCGAGCGCCTCTGCGCGCGCGATGGGCCGGCCCGCCAGCGCCAGGGACTGCTCCAGGTTCTCCTCGCCGCTCAGGTGCCGGTAGAAGGCCGGCGGGTTGGCCACCAGCGCGATGCGGCCGCGCTCGGCCTCGAGCGCCCGCGCCGGCTTCCCGAAAAGCCGCACCGTGCCCCGCTGGGGACGGATCAGCGTGGCGATCACCCGCAGCAGCGTGGTCTTGCCCACGCCGTTGGGCCCCAGCAGCGCGACCACCTCGCCGCGCTCGACCGCCAGCGAAAGGTCACGGAGCACCCACTGACGGCCGAACCGTTTCCAGACGTTCTGGACCTCGACGAAGGGATCCGCCACCGTTCGCTACAGCCTTTCGAACAGCCACTCGGGCGTGAAGCGGATGAAGAAGTTGTTGAGCCGCTGAAAGGCGTCGGTGATCATCAGGAAACCGACGAAGATCAGGATGGCCCCGGCCACCCGCTCGACCCAGAGCGAGATTCGGCCGCTCTTGCGGATGATCACGGCCACGCGGTCGGCGAAGAGGGCGACGAGGAAGAAGGGAACGGCCAGGCCGAGCACGTAGGCCACCAGGTAGACCAGACCCCCGAACCCCTCCATGGCGGTCAGCGTGAGGATGCCGCCGAGGATGGGGCCGATGCAGGGCAGCCAGGCCGTGGCCAGCGCCGCACCCATCAGGAAGGCGCCCCAGGGCCGGGAGGTGTCCCCGGTGTAGCTGACGCCGCGCATCTGCGCCAGGAAGGGGAGCTTGAGGCCCAGCATGTACAGCCCGAAGAGGATGAGCAGGACGCCGCCCACCTTGGCCAGCACCGGCTTGTAGTCCTGCAGCAGGCTGCCGAGGACGGTGAAGGGCAGCCCCAGCAGGATGAAGATGATGCCGAACCCCAGGATGAAGAAGAGCGCGTTCTTCACCGGGCGGCCCTGGTCGCCGCCGAGGTAGGCCAGGTAGGTGGGAACCAGGGGCAGCACGCACGGCGAGAGAAACGACAGCATACCCGCGAGGAAGGCCGCGGCGATCGAGAGCTCCATGAGCCTATTCTTTCACTCTTTGATGAGGAAGGCCAACCGGTTTGGGGCGGGAGGAAAGGGGGAGGCGGTGAGGGCGGCGGCGACGGGAACCGCGCGAAGCGCCTCCTGGGCCGCGGCGTCCATAGCGCGCCGCGCTCACTCGCTGAACGCGTCGACCGCGCCGTAGAAGGCCCGGAAGAAGGCTTCGGGCTCGTCGATCCAGGGGTAGTGGCCGGCGCGGGGAATCAGCTCCAGCCGCGCCCCGGTCAGGTCGGCAAGGCGTTCGGTCTGGTGCGGGTGGCTGGTGCCGTCGCGCTCGCCGGCGATCACCACGACCTCCAGCGGGTACTCGAGCAGGTGGCCGCTGTAGTCCAGCTCCCAGAGGCCGTTGGTGCGGAACGCCGCCTCCACGCCCTCGCTGCCGGCGAGCGGCAGCCCCTCGACGATCCACTCCAGGTGGGCGCGGCCGTGCTCGGAGGGGAAGCTGAGCCGGTCGAAGAGCGGCTTGGGACCGACGGCGGAAAAGGCCTCCTCCACGGCCTGGGTGGGGTCCGCAGGAGGTTCGCCGCCGCCGAAGGCCGCGCGCCAGAGCGCACGCGCCAGCTCGGGGAAATGAATCCAGGGCCCGAGGGTCACCACCCCGCGGACCAGCTCGGGATAGCGGCGGCCGTACTCGAGCGCCGCGAGCGCCCCGAAGCCGTGGCCCACGGGAATCCAACGGTCCACGGCCAGCCAGCTGCGCACCGCCTCCAGGTCGTCGACCAGGGCGTCGACGGTGAAGTAGCGGGGCTCGAGCGGCAACTCGGGGCTGCGCCCGCCGCCGCGCTGGTCTAGGTAGACGACCCGGTAGTCGGCTAGCTCCTCCTCCCAGGCGGCGCGGTAGGGGTAGCTGGACCCGCCCGGTCCGCCGTGAAGCACGACGAGGACCGGCGCGTCCTCCGGTCCGGTGTCCTCGACGTAGATCTCGGCCTCGTGCGTCGGTACGATGACGATCTCCTCACGCATCGCGGCATCCCTCCTCGACGAGCTCGAACGTCCAGGCGCGCACCTCCGCGAGTTGCGTACCCGCCTCGATCACCTCAGGACGCACCGCCTCCAGCACCAGCAGGTAGCGGTCGTCGGAAGCGAGCAACCGGTAGGGGTGGGGCTGCTCCGCGGCGAAGGCCCGGAGGGCCTCGGCCGATTTGGACTCCAGAAACAAGACCTTCATTTGATAAACGCCCCGGGGGACGGACCCCCGGGGCGGATCGGGCTAGCCTTCGGCCCCGGCCTCGGCGCCGGCGCCGGGCAGCACCTGGGTGGTGACCACCTCTTCGGCGGCCTTGCGGGCCTCCTTGAGGCGCTCGAGGGTGCGCTCGTCGACCACCTGGGTGCGGCGCACGAAGTCGGTGCCGGTGCCTGCGGGAATCAGCTTGCCGAGGATGACGTTCTCCTTGAGGCCGATGAGCTCGTCCTTCTTGCCCCAGATCGCCGCCTCGGTGAGCACGTGGGTGGTGTGCTGGAAACTGGCCGCGGAGAGCCAGGAGCGGGTGTTGAGCGCGCTCTTGGTCACGCCCATGAGAAGCGGCTTCCAGCTCGCGGGCATCTTGCCCTCCTCCATCAGCGCCTCGTTGACGCGCTCCACCTCCCAGCGCTCGAGCACCTGCCCTTCGAGCAGCTTGGATTCGCCGGGGTCGGTGACCTCGACGTACTTGAGCATCTGGCGCACGATCACCTCGATGTGCTTGTCGTGCACCTTCACGCCCTGGGCGCGGTAGACGCGCTGGATCTCGCTCACCAGGTAGCGCTGCACCGCTTCGGGGCCCTGGGCCTCGAGCAGCTGGTGCGGGTCCACCGCGCCGCGGGTGAGCGGGGTGCCGGCGGTGACGCGGTCGCCCGTACGCACGGTGAGGCGGGCGCCTTTGTCGACCTTGTATTCCTTCTTGAATTCGCCGCTGACCACGCGCACCAGCAGCTTGT
Encoded proteins:
- a CDS encoding cytochrome C produces the protein MNRLVWTALVALAALAWAQAPEKVSPEVAAQKGCLSCHEGIEDIVPAKSGMMAQIKAFGAMAGDPAGCVVCHGGNPQGLTAEEAHAGAPEALAARGPKTFYPDPGSIWIADRTCGQCHPGYDYRLNLALMQTEAGKIQGNLHTWGFPETWDGKTPYGNYDVKDTDGPVPQVGTEAYKKYMTQLIEMYPQAFPRELKQLPEASPEEVQADPKLAALTYQRHDCQRCHVGVNGREKRGDYRGMGCSSCHILYGDEGFYEGNDPAIKKDERGHPLKHRIVATREIGGIHEGASGGIPTATCNSCHNRGKRIGVTFQGLMEFPYGTPFNAKGGKQPKLHTKKYLFIADDVHHRGQPGKGGMLCQDCHTTIDMHGDGNIFATTLAQVEIECEDCHGTPEKFPWELPLGQGEEFGRDIGNAPRGLADAPLPETAAFATLYPKEDGYLLTARGNPFGNVVKKGDKVIVHSASGSDFEVPVLKAINQADAWVSQDAKVAMVSVAKHAENLECYACHASWVPQCYGCHVKVDYSGGASGTDWIKSGSVVDEHGMTAESAIGSSGIKSPGKISESRSYLRWEDPVLGINGEGRVTPLMPGCQVVYTVIDTEGKTIAHNVIARSPDEAAQLGQDLVPLAIDMAPAQPHSALPEARRCESCHDNPKALGYGIDGGIYQNRYAEDIITDLTDPRTGEPLASNYQVQIPAIPDLTFDWSRIVDPKTGEQVATVGTHWPLSRSLPAEMRENMNRSGLCMGCHKEMTNEKVWNVVSTPGTLSNAEHLDLMHKMLLKYYEDAKKGQ
- a CDS encoding tetratricopeptide repeat protein, with translation MPRHLSALLFMLALAPLVGGCKPTKAEQAAAPPPTAAAPAAAPTAPPTLPPGAKAGPLDLSKIGPHDEAYAHESLDPDAWAGVALMYQSKGQFGEALSTLDQAIARYPENAHLYAVRGALWLQLEEYAKALADLERSLDLAEDPGVRVNYAEALRRFDRKSDALASLDRALETNPDYLPALFNRGVLRFELGDEEGALADFDRAIAIDPTAAAPYFNRAAVRWALGEKEAAIADLDAFIERAPVGAWKDTARDLRASWQAQREAGP
- a CDS encoding heme exporter protein CcmB — protein: MRALVLALRDLRLEWRGRAGLLSAFSFIAVVLFIMGIAFGPDEANLRRAGPGVLWVALAFAGSMLASRAWALEVENETLDDLLLTPGSREWIYVGKLLFLWLLMIVMGAFLLVLVAAWFYLPLAAWPQLFVTLVLGGTGYTVIAAFYAGLTVRLRARDVLLYLLVFPMILPVVLAAVKATLGIAFGAEFAEIVSWWKLLGVFDVVYLTLCVLLFPGVIEG
- a CDS encoding ABC transporter ATP-binding protein, giving the protein MADPFVEVQNVWKRFGRQWVLRDLSLAVERGEVVALLGPNGVGKTTLLRVIATLIRPQRGTVRLFGKPARALEAERGRIALVANPPAFYRHLSGEENLEQSLALAGRPIARAEALEAMARVGLPEGRAVAAYSSGMRKRLALARTLLARPQLLLLDEPETALDAGGREELVRVIGEVAREGAVVLATHDHGFAAEVATRSFAMGAQA
- a CDS encoding cytochrome c biogenesis CcdA family protein yields the protein MELSIAAAFLAGMLSFLSPCVLPLVPTYLAYLGGDQGRPVKNALFFILGFGIIFILLGLPFTVLGSLLQDYKPVLAKVGGVLLILFGLYMLGLKLPFLAQMRGVSYTGDTSRPWGAFLMGAALATAWLPCIGPILGGILTLTAMEGFGGLVYLVAYVLGLAVPFFLVALFADRVAVIIRKSGRISLWVERVAGAILIFVGFLMITDAFQRLNNFFIRFTPEWLFERL
- a CDS encoding alpha/beta fold hydrolase, with translation MREEIVIVPTHEAEIYVEDTGPEDAPVLVVLHGGPGGSSYPYRAAWEEELADYRVVYLDQRGGGRSPELPLEPRYFTVDALVDDLEAVRSWLAVDRWIPVGHGFGALAALEYGRRYPELVRGVVTLGPWIHFPELARALWRAAFGGGEPPADPTQAVEEAFSAVGPKPLFDRLSFPSEHGRAHLEWIVEGLPLAGSEGVEAAFRTNGLWELDYSGHLLEYPLEVVVIAGERDGTSHPHQTERLADLTGARLELIPRAGHYPWIDEPEAFFRAFYGAVDAFSE